The Crocosphaera sp. UHCC 0190 DNA window AGTGGTGATTACTGGCCTAGGAGGTCTTTTTGATAACCCTGATCGCATGGGACAAAAAGATCGCCTGAATAACTATGGTCGTTATATCAGTGCCGGATTTGTCAATCAAGCTCAGAAAATTGGCCGTTAATCCCTCAATTACGTTTCTTAATTCACTTGGGAAGAGTTAGCATCTTGATGTTGGGGACGAAAGGGGGCCGGTGGTAATTGGGCCGGGCCAAATAGTAAGGGAGGGGATAAAGGTTTTTCGTAATCTGCTCTTACCTCTCTTAATTGACTGGCCCGAAACACTAACTTAAATTTTTTGCCTAAGTCTCGTTGAATCAATTTTTCGACTAAGCGAACTTGGGTGGGTGTGACGGGATTTTCCGAATTTTCCTGAACCGTCAATAAAATAATCGGATAGTCTTGATCCCAAGGAAAGGTCGGCCATTGTACCTTAAACCCGACTAATTCCGTTTGCTGACCCACTGTCACCGTTTTTCGTTGCAGAATAGTCTTAATTTCTGCTTCAATTCTCTCTTGACGTAAAAGATTGCCAAAACTAATAAACAAGGGGAAGATCAGGATGCCCGTCATCACTAAAAATCCCCCCAATGCTTGACGAGTTTGCTGGTAATCAAGGTAATATCCCCCTAAGACAAAAACGATGACACAAGAGAGGGTAATGCCCAAAAGATTGGTTAAATACAATAAAAAGGCACCATTACTTAATTGCCATGCTTGCTGAGAAATACCAATGCCTACCACGCAGATAGGGGGCATCAAAGCCACAGAAATAGCTGTTCCTGCTAAAGCATCACTAAGTTTACGCCGAATTTTGGCAAAGCCACTAATTGCCCCGGCTGCCACTGCTACCCCTAAATCAGCTAAATTAGGTTGGGTTCGTCCGAGAATTTCTGTACTAAAGGAGGACTCTGGCAAGCCAAAGATCCCCCCGACTAATCCAGACATGATAACTGCGACTACTGTCCCTATCACTAAGGTGATCAGACTGGTTTTCACTAAGTGACGCTCGTTATCTAAAGCACCAAGAGCTAAACCTCGTAAGGGCATCATCAAAGGAGCAATTAACATCGCTCCAATAATTACCGCCGGACTATTCATTAAGAGTCCCAAGCTGGCAATAAGACAAGAACTTAAGTTTAAAACGAGAAAATTGGTATCGAGTTGAGCCTCTTCTAATAGTTCTTGATGCAATTTTTCGCGGGTTTCCGGGGGAACTCTCGGAATATTCTGTCTGAACCAGTTTTTCATTGGGATCAGGGAATGGGAAAGGAAATTTAAGGGATCATACTCTTTCTTCTACCGTTTCATGAGTCAGCTTGCCGAAGTAGTCTAAAAGACGATCAGCCCAATATTTAACATCATAAGTAGTGACTGTATGATACATCTTGGCCATCCTTTCTTTTTGTTCTTCTGGACACATAATTAAAGCTTTTTCTATAGCCTCATCCATGCGTTTAACCGAGTAAGGATTGGTTAAAATGGCTTGGGGTAATTCGATGGCGGCTCCCACAAATTCTGAGAGAATTAACACCCCGTTTTGTCCTTCATGGGCAACAATGTATTCTTTGGCCACCAAGTTTAAACCATCCCGCAGAGGGGTTGTCCAACAAATATCCGCTACTTTATAGAAGCAGAATAGGTCAAGTAAAGGAATGGGCTGAGTGTACAGCACGATGGGTGTCCAGTCCAGTTTGGCGTAACGGCCGTTAATTCTGCCCACTAACTGCTCAATTTGACTTTGGGCTGTCTTATAAACCCGCATTCCCGGCGCAGGTTGTACACAAGTCATAATAAAGTTAATTTTGCCGTGTAAATCGGGACGACGATCCAATAAACGACCAAAAGCTTCTAATTTCTCTTGATTACCCTTTACATAGTCTACTCGACCGGCAGCAAAAATTAACTTGCGATCATGCAAACTTTCCTTAAATTCTACAATTCGTTCTTGGGCTTCAGGAGAATGTAACACCTCTAGAATATTTTTGGGGTTAGTTCCCACGGGGAAGGCATCTACCCTAACCGTCTGATTTTTATAGCGTAGTTTAGTGGTCACTTCTGGCTCTGCTAGGGCAATGCCGACGGTGGTTAAGTGTCCTGATACTTTTTGCTTTTCTACGATGTCTACGGGGCGTAAACTACGAACTACGCTGACAAAATTCTCGGCATAGCGAGGAATATGAAAGCCAACTAGATCACAACAGAGTAAACTGTCAACAATTTCTTCACGCCAAGGCAAAATATTGAAGATATCGACAGAAGGAAAGGGCGTATGATGGAAAAAGGCGATCCTTGCATTGGGCTTTTTCTGGCGAATATAATAGGGTGCAAGCCACAAGTTATAGTCATGCACCCAAATTAAGGCATCATCAGCCGCTTCTTCACAAGCTGCTTCCGCAAACAGACGGTTAATTTCTCGGAAGTTTTCCCATTCAGAGGTTTCGCTGGTGAAATGATAGGGAAATGAGTGAAGA harbors:
- a CDS encoding DUF389 domain-containing protein, which translates into the protein MKNWFRQNIPRVPPETREKLHQELLEEAQLDTNFLVLNLSSCLIASLGLLMNSPAVIIGAMLIAPLMMPLRGLALGALDNERHLVKTSLITLVIGTVVAVIMSGLVGGIFGLPESSFSTEILGRTQPNLADLGVAVAAGAISGFAKIRRKLSDALAGTAISVALMPPICVVGIGISQQAWQLSNGAFLLYLTNLLGITLSCVIVFVLGGYYLDYQQTRQALGGFLVMTGILIFPLFISFGNLLRQERIEAEIKTILQRKTVTVGQQTELVGFKVQWPTFPWDQDYPIILLTVQENSENPVTPTQVRLVEKLIQRDLGKKFKLVFRASQLREVRADYEKPLSPPLLFGPAQLPPAPFRPQHQDANSSQVN
- the ggpS gene encoding glucosylglycerol-phosphate synthase encodes the protein MKSSLVILYHREPYDEVVENGQIRYLRKKSPNGILPTLKSFFADVNQGTWIAWKQVTAKQRTNFVERVSVEDEGNYRVFRIPLSAEQVKQFYHITSKEAFWPILHSFPYHFTSETSEWENFREINRLFAEAACEEAADDALIWVHDYNLWLAPYYIRQKKPNARIAFFHHTPFPSVDIFNILPWREEIVDSLLCCDLVGFHIPRYAENFVSVVRSLRPVDIVEKQKVSGHLTTVGIALAEPEVTTKLRYKNQTVRVDAFPVGTNPKNILEVLHSPEAQERIVEFKESLHDRKLIFAAGRVDYVKGNQEKLEAFGRLLDRRPDLHGKINFIMTCVQPAPGMRVYKTAQSQIEQLVGRINGRYAKLDWTPIVLYTQPIPLLDLFCFYKVADICWTTPLRDGLNLVAKEYIVAHEGQNGVLILSEFVGAAIELPQAILTNPYSVKRMDEAIEKALIMCPEEQKERMAKMYHTVTTYDVKYWADRLLDYFGKLTHETVEERV